Proteins from a single region of Trichomycterus rosablanca isolate fTriRos1 chromosome 16, fTriRos1.hap1, whole genome shotgun sequence:
- the cbr1l gene encoding carbonyl reductase 1-like codes for MVKKVAVVTGANKGIGFAIVKGLCKAGYGGDVLLTARNDKLGAEAVELLKSEGFQNVVYHRLDICDQNSSLELKKFLQQKYGGLDVLINNAGIAFKNNATEPFGEQAEVTMHTNFWGTLWACRALLPILRPNARVVNVSSFVSKRSLDKCSPELQAKFRNPDITEDELCLLMKGFVTAAQKGDHEAQGWPNSAYGTTKIGVTVLSRIQARVLKETRASDGILLNACCPGWVRTDMAGSNAPKSPEEGAETPVYLALLPEGAKEPHGQLVWDKTVQEW; via the exons ATGGTAAAGAAGGTCGCGGTGGTTACTGGAGCGAACAAAGGTATCGGGTTCGCTATAGTGAAGGGTTTGTGTAAAGCTGGGTACGGTGGAGATGTTCTCCTCACCGCGAGAAATGACAAACTGGGTGCCGAGGCGGTGGAGCTGCTCAAATCTGAGGGCTTCCAAAATGTCGTGTACCATCGACTGGATATCTGCGACCAGAACAGCAGCTTGGAACTGAAGAAGTTTCTGCAGCAGAAGTATGGAGGTCTGGATGTTCTCATCAACAACGCTGGAATCGCCTTCAAAA ATAACGCCACTGAACCTTTTGGAGAACAGGCTGAAGTCACCATGCATACCAACTTCTGGGGAACACTGTGGGCGTGCCGTGCTCTCCTGCCCATTCTGAGACCCAATGCTCGTGTGGTTAATGTTTCCAGCTTTGTCAGTAAGCGGTCTCTGGATAAATGCAGCCCGGAATTACAGGCCAA GTTCAGAAACCCAGACATTACAGAGGACgaactgtgtttactgatgAAAGGATTTGTAACTGCTGCTCAGAAAGGAGACCATGAGGCTCAGGGTTGGCCAAACTCTGCATACGGCACCACCAAG ATTGGCGTGACGGTGCTTTCGAGAATCCAGGCCCGGGTCCTCAAAGAAACCAGAGCCAGTGATGGTATCCTCCTGAATGCCTGTTGCCCGGGCTGGGTCAGAACAGACATGGCTGGTTCAAATGCCCCCAAGAGCCCTGAAGAAGGAGCCGAAACGCCGGTGTACCTGGCTCTCCTGCCAGAGGGAGCCAAAGAGCCTCACGGACAGCTGGTTTGGGACAAAACGGTGCAGGAATGGTGA
- the tgfb1b gene encoding transforming growth factor beta-1 proprotein, translating into MRVPGLLLALLCLVGCARYCGSLSTCKPLNLELVRRKRIEAIRGQILSKLRLAKEPEDEEEEGEEVPTEVLSVYNNTVELSEQLTVNTEQQVDTEEAYYAKEVHKFNMSSSEPDMVMKFDITLIKSALGLDRLISQAELRLLIKEVSLNANTTEQRLELYHGTGNHSQYLSSHFITNKQNGTWISFDVTQTLKNWLQSSDTEQAFQVKPHCGCGETNNMVFKITGLFSPRGDNMIFQNKITKPYILVMSLPADRYSHLSSRRKRQTAEDEVCSEHSENCCVRRLYIDFRKDLGWKWIHEPAGYYANYCIGSCSFVWNAENKYSQVLALYKHHNPGASAQPCCVPQVLDPLPILYYVGRQHKVEQLSNMIVKTCKCS; encoded by the exons ATGAGGGTACCGGGTTTGCTCCTGGCACTGCTGTGCCTCGTGGGATGTGCACGTTACTGCGGTTCCCTGTCAACCTGCAAGCCGTTAAACCTGGAACTGGTAAGAAGGAAGCGCATCGAGGCTATTCGGGGACAGATTCTGAGCAAACTGCGGCTGGCCAAGGAGCCGGAGGACGAGGAGGAAGAAGGAGAAGAGGTGCCAACGGAGGTGCTGTCAGTCTACAACAACACGGTGGAGCTGAGTGAGCAGCTGACGGTGAACACAGAGCAGCAAGTGGACACAGAGGAGGCGTACTACGCCAAGgaggttcacaagtttaacatgAGCAGTA GTGAACCGGACATGGTGATGAAGTTTGACATCACTTTGATAAAAAGCGCTCTGGGTTTGGACCGTCTGATCTCTCAAGCTGAGCTGCGTCTCCTCATCAAAGAAGTTTCCCTGAATGCGAATACCACAGAACAGAGGTTAGAGCTGTACCACGGTACTGGAAATCATTCTCAATACTTGAGTTCACATTTCATCACCAACAAGCAGAATGGAACCTGGATTTCATTCGATGTAACACAAACTCTGAAGAACTGGCTGCAAAGTTCTG ACACAGAACAAGCGTTCCAGGTGAAGCCTCACTGTGGCTGTGGAGAAACAAACAATATGGTCTTTAAAATCACAG GTTTGTTCAGTCCGAGAGGAGACAACATGATATTCCAAAACAAAATTACCAAGCCATACATTCTGGTGATGTCACTTCCTGCAGATCGCTACAGTCACCTCAGTTCGCGGCGGAAGCGGCAGACAGCAGAAGATGAAGTTTGCTCTGA GCACTCGGAGAATTGTTGCGTCAGAAGACTTTATATAGACTTCCGGAAGGACTTGGGCTGGAAATGGATACACGAGCCCGCTGGCTACTACGCCAACTACTGCATCGGCTCTTGTTCCTTTGTCTGGAACGCAGAAAATAAGTACTCACAG GTGTTGGCGCTGTATAAACATCACAACCCGGGAGCATCAGCACAGCCCTGCTGTGTACCACAGGTCCTCGACCCGTTACCCATCCTCTACTATGTGGGGAGACAACATAAG GTAGAACAGCTCTCAAATATGATTGTGAAGACCTGCAAATGTAGCTGA
- the b9d2 gene encoding B9 domain-containing protein 2, whose product MAELHIIGQIIGASGFPQSSLFCKWGVHTGGAWRLLSGLKEGQTQVDTPQIGETAYWSHPIDLHYTTKGLQGWPKLHLQVWHQDSFGRCELYGYGYCHVPSSPGQHRLQCVTWRPVGSWQDQLAQMFVGGGPQLRSPDLIYSGADRYRLHTETMGTVELELCVILRHFDRYGVES is encoded by the exons ATGGCAGAGCTGCACATCATCGGCCAGATCATCGGGGCCAGCGGTTTCCCTCAGAGCAGCCTGTTCTGCAAGTGGGGCGTCCACACAG GTGGAGCATGGAGGCTCCTGTCCGGTCTAAAGGAGGGGCAGACCCAAGTGGACACGCCTCAGATAGGAGAAACGGCCTACTGGAGTCACCCTATCGACCTGCATTACACCACCAAGGGTCTGCAAG GTTGGCCCAAGCTGCACCTTCAGGTCTGGCATCAGGACTCTTTCGGCAGGTGTGAGCTGTACGGTTACGGGTACTGCCACGTGCCCTCCAGCCCCGGGCAGCATCGCCTGCAGTGCGTGACCTGGAGGCCGGTGGGTAGCTGGCAGGACCAGCTGGCCCAGATGTTTGTGGGCGGAGGTCCTCAGCTTCGCTCCCCTGATCTGATCTACAGCGGAGCGGACCGGTACAGACTGCACACTGAGACCATGGGTACGGTGGAGCTGGAGCTCTGTGTTATCCTGCGCCATTTCGACCGATACGGCGTAGAGAGCTGA
- the diablob gene encoding diablo, IAP-binding mitochondrial protein b yields the protein MALYRRKLFAIGSCAASLLSTTNRTRQVLTRLPSLIKRNWISLGISGGLCAVPFVQDQLTHEDLIRRASSLVTDSANTYLSQTTLALVDSFTLYTKAVQNLITLHKSYVENINRLNPADEDAVWQAILRQRQEVVKRRENCDLFESCWKAAINLSKLAADAAFSAGADQASATAQTNLQIAQAHVEQVRQRSLQAEQELKDSKAENSQRLHSSQPAAEEEEVEIPEAYLRED from the exons ATGGCGCTGTACAGAAGGAAGTTGTTTGCTATAGGAAG TTGTGCAGCTAGCTTGCTCAGCACCACCAACAGAACACGTCAGGTTCTTACACGGCTGCCATCGCTGATAAAGAGGAACTGGATTTCCCTCGGGATTTCCGGGGGGTTGTGTGCGGTTCCTTTTGTGCAG gatCAGTTAACCCATGAAGATCTGATTCGTAGAGCTTCATCTCTGGTGACAGACAGTGCCAACACCTATCTGTCTCAAACCACACTGGCACTAGTGGACTCCTTCACGTTATACACTAAG GCAGTACAGAATCTCATAACTCTACACAAAAGCTACGTGGAAAATATCAACAGGCTGAACCCGGCGGACGAGGACGCGGTGTGGCAGGCCATCCTTCGCCAGCGCCAGGAG GTCGTTAAACGAAGAGAGAACTGTGATCTGTTCGAATCCTGCTGGAAAGCCGCCATCAATCTGTCAAAACTGGCAGCTGACGCAGCTTTTAGTGCAG GTGCAGACCAGGCCTCGGCCACAGCGCAGACCAACCTGCAGATAGCTCAGGCTCATGTGGAGCAGGTCCGACAGCGCTCCCTGCAGGCAGAGCAGGAACTGAAGGACAGTAAAGCGGAGAACAGCCAGAGATTACACAGCTCTCAGCCTGCAGCAGAGGAGGAGGAAGTGGAAATACCTGAAGCTTATCTCCGAGAGGACTAG